In Nocardioides cavernae, a single genomic region encodes these proteins:
- a CDS encoding response regulator transcription factor — protein sequence MRVLIVEDEPLMAGAIRDGLRLEAIAADVAGDGDAALELLGVNSYDIAVLDRDIPGPSGDDVAAQIVASGSGLPILLLTAADRLDDKASGFELGADDYLTKPFELQELVLRLRALDRRRGHHRPPVRELAGLRVDPFRREVHRDGRYVALTRKQFAVLEVLVAAEGGVVSAEELLERAWDEHADPLTNAVRITVSALRKRLGEPWVIATVPGVGYRIDVSDADRRG from the coding sequence ATGCGCGTGCTGATCGTCGAGGACGAGCCCCTGATGGCGGGCGCCATTCGTGACGGCCTGCGGCTCGAGGCGATCGCGGCCGACGTAGCCGGTGACGGCGATGCCGCGCTCGAGCTGCTCGGGGTGAACTCCTACGACATCGCCGTCCTCGACCGCGACATCCCGGGGCCCTCCGGCGACGACGTCGCTGCGCAGATCGTCGCGTCCGGCTCGGGCCTACCAATTCTCCTGCTGACGGCCGCCGACCGGCTCGACGACAAGGCGTCCGGCTTCGAGCTCGGCGCCGACGACTACCTCACCAAGCCGTTCGAGCTGCAGGAGCTGGTCCTCCGACTGCGCGCCCTGGACCGCAGACGCGGTCACCACCGGCCACCGGTGCGTGAGCTCGCCGGGCTGCGCGTCGATCCGTTCCGGCGCGAGGTGCACCGCGATGGGCGCTACGTCGCCCTCACCCGCAAGCAGTTCGCCGTGCTCGAGGTCCTGGTCGCAGCGGAGGGCGGGGTGGTGAGTGCCGAGGAGCTGCTGGAGCGGGCCTGGGACGAGCACGCCGACCCGTTGACCAACGCCGTACGCATCACGGTGTCCGCGCTGCGCAAGCGCCTCGGCGAGCCGTGGGTGATCGCCACCGTGCCTGGGGTGGGTTACCGCATCGACGTGTCGGACGCAGACCGTCGTGGCTAG
- a CDS encoding maleylpyruvate isomerase family mycothiol-dependent enzyme, translated as MTSESPDWLPLLRLHTERFGDVARDAELDAPVPSCPGWSLRDLVVHLGGVHQWATHAVVEGNPNLRPEPPADEGRSGLTAWYRRHASHLVEVLASTATDAPAWTLDDRDPSAQFWMRRQVHETVMHAWDAENALGRPRPMDPSLAWDGVLEVRDVIYPRQVRLGRVQPLSRPVRVIGTDVSGFAVLGDGDGESIVLRDKAETLLRLLWHRADPHVHVSDRQARGLLSGALTP; from the coding sequence GTGACGAGCGAATCGCCTGACTGGTTGCCGCTGCTGCGCCTGCACACCGAGCGATTCGGTGACGTTGCTCGGGATGCCGAACTCGACGCACCGGTGCCTTCCTGTCCAGGTTGGTCATTGCGAGACCTTGTGGTGCACCTGGGCGGTGTCCATCAATGGGCGACTCACGCCGTAGTCGAAGGCAACCCCAACCTCCGACCGGAACCACCCGCCGACGAAGGGCGCTCGGGGTTGACCGCGTGGTACCGCCGACACGCCTCGCATCTGGTCGAGGTCCTGGCCTCGACAGCGACGGACGCGCCCGCATGGACCCTCGACGACCGAGACCCCTCCGCGCAGTTCTGGATGAGGCGTCAGGTTCACGAGACCGTGATGCATGCTTGGGACGCCGAGAATGCACTAGGCCGGCCTCGACCCATGGACCCGTCCCTCGCTTGGGATGGAGTCCTCGAGGTTCGGGACGTGATCTACCCACGGCAAGTGAGGCTCGGGCGCGTTCAGCCTCTGTCACGTCCCGTCCGCGTGATTGGTACGGACGTCTCCGGGTTCGCCGTCCTCGGCGACGGCGACGGCGAGTCAATCGTGCTGCGAGACAAGGCGGAGACACTGCTGCGGTTGCTGTGGCATCGCGCGGATCCTCACGTCCACGTGTCGGACCGACAAGCGCGCGGTCTCTTGTCAGGTGCCTTGACCCCGTAG
- a CDS encoding class I SAM-dependent methyltransferase: MSEDRPAEIAANRKLWAIVNERYTDGAAESMWRREEMAWGLFAVPEEQLGVLGDVRGLDVLDLACGTGYVAAWLARAGARPVALDFSGDQLGTARRLQARLGPAFPLVQGDAERTPLVSGQFDLIVSEHGAAAWCDPARWLPEAARLLRPGGRLVFLTNSNLSTLCVPAEGGVAQDRLLRGQREVHRVHWPGGGFEFHPSHGEWVGQLRRSGFVVEAMHELYAPADGLDHPFYEIVSPEWATAWPAEELWVAVLGQPAEQ, from the coding sequence GTGTCGGAGGACAGACCTGCAGAGATCGCCGCGAACCGGAAGCTCTGGGCGATCGTGAACGAGCGATACACGGACGGCGCCGCTGAGAGCATGTGGCGCCGGGAGGAGATGGCGTGGGGCCTGTTCGCCGTACCTGAGGAGCAGTTGGGCGTCCTGGGCGACGTCCGCGGTCTGGACGTCCTCGACCTTGCCTGCGGCACCGGCTACGTCGCCGCCTGGCTCGCACGCGCAGGTGCCCGGCCGGTCGCACTGGACTTCTCCGGTGATCAGCTCGGCACGGCACGGCGGCTCCAGGCCCGGCTCGGCCCCGCCTTCCCCCTGGTCCAGGGGGACGCGGAGCGGACCCCGTTGGTCAGCGGGCAGTTCGACCTCATCGTGAGCGAGCACGGCGCGGCAGCCTGGTGCGACCCGGCGCGCTGGCTGCCCGAGGCGGCCAGGCTGTTGCGCCCCGGCGGTCGGCTGGTCTTCCTGACCAACAGCAACCTGTCGACGCTGTGCGTCCCGGCCGAGGGCGGCGTGGCGCAGGACCGGCTCCTCCGCGGGCAGCGCGAGGTCCACCGGGTTCATTGGCCGGGCGGCGGGTTCGAGTTCCATCCGTCGCACGGTGAGTGGGTCGGACAGCTGCGCCGCTCCGGCTTCGTCGTGGAGGCGATGCACGAGCTCTACGCGCCGGCCGACGGGCTCGACCATCCCTTCTACGAGATCGTGTCCCCGGAGTGGGCGACGGCGTGGCCGGCGGAGGAGCTGTGGGTGGCGGTCCTCGGCCAGCCGGCGGAACAGTGA
- a CDS encoding NAD(P)/FAD-dependent oxidoreductase, whose amino-acid sequence MPQSVAIVGAGMVGLATAWHLQEHGIHVTVYERHHVAAGSSWGNAGWLTPALTAPLPEPAVLRYGVRAVVSPSSPVYVPLRPDPRLLRFLTGFARHSTERHWGRGMRAYAPMNRRALDAFDELTDNGVAATTRPADPFLAAFRTPEERAALVDELEHIQDAGQAVKYDLLTGHEARGIEPALSSAVGAVIRLYDQRYINPPAFVGELARAVMDRGGRIVEGASVSGVRPANGGAYLTTREDIDGTNRYDAVVLANGAWIGHLGRQFGVRQPVQAGRGYSFSVAGEHLPSTPLYFPAQRVACTPLHGPNGTRLRVAGMMEFRAPDAALDRRRIGAIVNAARPLLDGVDLDNRRDEWVGSRPCTADGLPLIGGTRAPGVYVAGGHGMWGIALGPLTGKLLADQIATGVTPPELVAFDPLR is encoded by the coding sequence ATGCCCCAGTCCGTTGCCATCGTCGGAGCCGGAATGGTCGGACTCGCGACCGCCTGGCACCTCCAGGAACACGGCATCCACGTCACTGTCTACGAACGCCATCACGTCGCCGCGGGCTCCTCATGGGGCAACGCCGGCTGGCTCACCCCCGCCCTCACCGCGCCCCTGCCCGAGCCTGCCGTCCTGCGCTACGGCGTCCGCGCCGTCGTCAGCCCGTCCTCACCTGTCTACGTCCCGCTTCGGCCCGACCCGCGGCTGCTTCGCTTCCTCACCGGGTTCGCCCGCCACAGCACAGAGCGGCACTGGGGACGCGGGATGCGCGCCTACGCCCCCATGAACCGTCGCGCCCTCGACGCCTTCGACGAGCTCACCGACAACGGTGTCGCGGCCACCACCCGGCCTGCGGACCCGTTCCTCGCAGCCTTCCGCACCCCTGAGGAGCGAGCAGCACTCGTCGACGAGCTCGAGCACATCCAGGACGCCGGCCAGGCCGTGAAGTACGACCTCCTCACCGGCCACGAGGCCCGCGGTATCGAACCGGCCCTGTCCTCGGCAGTCGGGGCAGTCATCCGCCTGTACGACCAGCGCTACATCAACCCGCCGGCCTTCGTAGGAGAGCTCGCTCGAGCGGTCATGGACCGCGGGGGCCGGATCGTCGAGGGCGCGTCCGTCTCCGGCGTCCGCCCCGCGAACGGCGGCGCCTACCTCACCACCCGCGAAGACATCGACGGCACCAACCGCTACGACGCCGTCGTGCTCGCCAACGGCGCATGGATCGGGCACCTCGGTCGCCAGTTCGGCGTACGGCAGCCCGTCCAGGCTGGCCGCGGCTACTCCTTCAGCGTGGCCGGCGAGCACCTTCCGTCCACGCCCCTGTACTTCCCCGCCCAACGAGTCGCCTGCACGCCGCTCCACGGCCCCAACGGAACGCGGCTGCGCGTCGCCGGGATGATGGAGTTCCGCGCCCCCGACGCAGCACTCGACCGACGCCGTATCGGCGCGATCGTCAACGCCGCGCGCCCCTTGCTGGACGGCGTCGACCTCGACAACCGTCGTGACGAGTGGGTCGGGTCCCGCCCGTGCACCGCAGACGGTCTGCCGCTCATCGGCGGCACCCGCGCACCCGGCGTGTACGTCGCGGGCGGGCACGGCATGTGGGGCATCGCCCTCGGGCCGCTGACCGGCAAGCTCCTCGCCGACCAGATCGCCACCGGAGTCACGCCGCCCGAGCTCGTGGCGTTCGACCCGCTGCGCTGA
- a CDS encoding GtrA family protein, whose product MRAIDPSAAAVTRKSMPSARDTGPAANILGTRSQRMLAELGRFLTVGGVATIVAFILFNVLVHGFSTGNHALLRDRPILAYVLANSVGMVISYRGARSWAFRDRPPRQADGGRSAYVLINLATMSLPIACLIISRDVLGFDDPLSDNISANLIGLVLGLAARFYLFRRFVFRRPVTPRSHFAQRSELVDAVDPRDLRISA is encoded by the coding sequence GTGCGCGCCATCGACCCTTCTGCTGCAGCTGTGACGCGAAAGTCGATGCCCTCAGCGCGTGACACGGGACCAGCGGCGAACATCCTCGGCACGCGCTCCCAGCGGATGCTGGCTGAGCTGGGCCGGTTCCTCACCGTGGGGGGCGTCGCCACGATCGTCGCCTTCATCCTCTTCAACGTGCTGGTCCACGGCTTCAGCACCGGCAACCACGCGCTCCTCCGCGATCGACCGATCCTTGCCTACGTGCTGGCCAACAGCGTCGGCATGGTGATCAGCTACCGCGGTGCCAGGAGCTGGGCATTCCGAGACCGCCCGCCGCGGCAAGCGGACGGCGGCCGGTCGGCGTACGTGCTGATCAACCTGGCCACAATGTCGCTTCCCATCGCGTGCCTCATCATCAGCCGCGACGTGCTGGGTTTCGACGACCCGTTGTCGGACAACATCTCGGCCAACCTCATCGGTCTCGTGCTCGGCCTCGCTGCGCGGTTCTACCTCTTCCGCCGATTCGTCTTTCGACGGCCGGTCACGCCGCGCAGCCACTTCGCACAGAGGTCGGAACTCGTCGATGCCGTAGATCCGCGGGACCTCCGCATCTCGGCATGA
- a CDS encoding TetR/AcrR family transcriptional regulator, whose amino-acid sequence MTPPRTRLDAAERRAQILDAANKLFAEHGYDGVAVDDIARAAGVTRGLVHHYFGGRKDVYLGLLAWLGAMREDELRPPTGRSARARVGDSVSRWLDWTEANRTVWLAAMAPGEDVADPEVRDVLAELVRRAVVLLAQFHADIAEDTPRLRYALECWTGLNRTATRRWLRGEASRETTHELLASTLEHVLRNFGKPATT is encoded by the coding sequence GTGACTCCCCCACGCACCCGCCTCGACGCCGCGGAGCGGCGTGCTCAGATCCTCGATGCGGCCAACAAGCTGTTCGCCGAACACGGCTATGACGGCGTCGCCGTCGACGACATCGCACGCGCAGCCGGCGTCACGCGCGGGCTCGTGCATCACTACTTCGGTGGACGCAAGGATGTCTATCTCGGCCTGCTCGCGTGGCTGGGCGCAATGCGCGAGGACGAGCTCCGGCCGCCGACGGGGCGGAGCGCCCGCGCGCGCGTAGGGGACTCGGTGTCGCGCTGGCTGGACTGGACCGAGGCGAACCGGACAGTCTGGCTCGCAGCAATGGCGCCCGGAGAGGACGTAGCGGATCCCGAAGTGCGGGACGTGCTCGCCGAGCTGGTACGTCGCGCCGTTGTGCTCCTGGCCCAGTTCCACGCCGACATCGCCGAGGACACCCCCCGGCTGCGCTACGCGTTGGAGTGCTGGACGGGTCTCAATCGTACGGCGACGCGGCGCTGGTTGCGGGGCGAGGCGTCACGCGAGACGACCCATGAACTCCTCGCCTCGACACTCGAACATGTCCTTCGCAACTTCGGGAAGCCCGCGACGACCTAG
- a CDS encoding serine hydrolase domain-containing protein, whose amino-acid sequence MRVPGVRGGRSGASLVLVLVLALVLLAACTSSSDDSPRPSSDTSGAAADAAEEPLVLDRIVESWQSPSADVYLEDLPGAILVALENGETRSLAVGNSRLAPDEPMRVDDRFGAGSVTKPMVAAAILQLEDQGALNLTDTVEEWLPGMLPFGKGVTIEDLLDHRSGIFDVANADPDFPLDIDLTDQRLRRLLDHPPTGPPDKTTRYTNPGYWLLGKIIERATGHQLAHELDTRVFTPAGMTDTVLSADLRGEPRLVRGYDKNGEDITPSDYTGPWAAGGVVTTGGDLVRFLDTLLHKDLVSDANLDEMTTSRGDLAAGAGYGLGVLLADSRCGELIGHDGEIAGYRTFAFYNPANGRTVVAFTNTSTNAADEALAYLTVDGLCY is encoded by the coding sequence ATGCGCGTGCCGGGCGTACGAGGTGGCCGCTCTGGAGCCAGTCTGGTCCTGGTCCTGGTCCTGGCGTTGGTGCTGCTCGCCGCCTGCACCTCGAGCTCAGACGACTCACCTCGCCCGTCGAGCGACACCTCGGGCGCGGCTGCCGATGCTGCGGAGGAACCCCTCGTTCTCGACCGGATCGTCGAGTCGTGGCAGAGCCCCAGCGCCGACGTCTACCTCGAGGACCTCCCTGGGGCGATTCTCGTGGCCTTGGAGAATGGTGAGACCCGCTCCCTTGCCGTCGGCAACTCTCGACTGGCCCCGGACGAGCCGATGCGCGTCGACGACCGCTTCGGTGCCGGAAGCGTCACCAAGCCGATGGTCGCAGCCGCCATTCTCCAGCTCGAGGACCAGGGAGCACTCAACCTCACGGACACGGTCGAGGAGTGGCTCCCAGGCATGCTGCCGTTCGGCAAGGGGGTCACCATCGAAGACCTGCTCGACCACCGCAGCGGCATCTTCGACGTCGCCAACGCTGATCCCGACTTCCCCCTCGACATCGATCTGACCGACCAACGGCTACGCCGCCTGCTGGACCACCCGCCCACAGGCCCACCGGACAAGACCACGCGCTACACCAACCCGGGCTACTGGCTGCTCGGCAAGATCATCGAGCGGGCGACCGGCCACCAGCTGGCGCACGAGCTGGACACGCGGGTGTTCACCCCTGCAGGGATGACAGACACCGTGCTGTCAGCCGACCTGCGCGGCGAACCGCGCCTCGTGCGCGGGTACGACAAGAACGGCGAGGACATCACGCCGAGCGACTACACGGGACCCTGGGCTGCCGGCGGTGTCGTGACCACCGGCGGCGACCTCGTCCGGTTCCTCGACACTCTCCTCCACAAGGACCTCGTCTCCGACGCCAATCTGGACGAGATGACCACCTCTCGCGGAGACCTGGCGGCCGGTGCGGGTTACGGGCTCGGCGTCCTGCTTGCGGACAGCAGGTGCGGTGAACTCATCGGCCACGACGGCGAAATCGCCGGCTACCGCACCTTCGCCTTCTACAACCCGGCCAACGGCCGCACCGTGGTCGCGTTCACCAACACCTCGACGAACGCTGCCGACGAGGCGCTCGCGTACCTCACCGTCGACGGCCTCTGCTATTAG
- a CDS encoding sensor histidine kinase, with protein MARPPGPSVRLRLTLSYAGFVLVAGAGLLAVVWVFLLRYVPDEAGSTSGPGAPDGGFGSTFMPGRSDLWDAFAPKAALMMGLLLVVGLAGGWVLAGRMLAPLDRITAATRSAGSGALDHRIRLSGRNDEFRELADAFDAMLERLERHVAEQQRFAANASHELRTPLAITQTLLDVAAKDPDPDVDLLVERLRTVNTRAIDLTEALLVLSRADQRSFERGPVDLSLLAEEAAEVLLPLAEERGVTITTAGEAAATSGSRALLLQLITNLLHNAIVHNLPSGGSAWVTTRTTSSGVALVVENTGDRLDRLLVDTLAEPFRRGSGRLHDDHGGVGLGLAIVQRIAAAHDGTLSLDPRPGGGLVATMSLPRR; from the coding sequence GTGGCTAGGCCGCCCGGGCCCAGCGTCCGGCTGCGGCTGACCCTCAGCTATGCGGGCTTCGTGCTGGTCGCGGGCGCTGGGTTGCTGGCCGTGGTGTGGGTCTTCCTGCTGCGCTACGTGCCCGACGAGGCCGGGTCGACGAGCGGACCCGGCGCGCCGGACGGCGGGTTCGGCAGCACGTTCATGCCGGGCCGGTCCGACCTCTGGGACGCCTTCGCGCCCAAGGCCGCGCTGATGATGGGCCTGCTCCTCGTCGTCGGGCTGGCCGGCGGCTGGGTCCTCGCCGGCAGGATGCTCGCGCCACTCGACCGCATCACCGCGGCGACCCGCTCCGCCGGCAGCGGCGCTCTCGACCACCGCATCCGGCTGTCTGGCCGCAACGACGAGTTCCGCGAGCTGGCCGACGCCTTCGACGCCATGCTCGAACGCCTCGAGCGCCACGTCGCCGAGCAGCAGCGTTTCGCGGCCAACGCCTCGCACGAGCTGCGTACGCCGCTCGCGATCACCCAGACATTGCTCGACGTGGCCGCGAAGGACCCCGACCCGGACGTCGACCTGCTCGTCGAGCGACTGCGCACTGTCAACACTCGGGCCATCGATCTCACCGAGGCGCTGCTGGTGTTGAGCCGGGCCGACCAGCGCAGCTTCGAGCGGGGGCCTGTCGACCTGTCGCTCCTCGCGGAGGAAGCGGCCGAGGTGTTGCTCCCGCTCGCCGAGGAGCGCGGCGTCACGATCACGACCGCGGGCGAGGCGGCCGCGACGTCGGGCTCACGCGCGCTCCTGCTCCAGCTGATCACGAACCTGCTGCACAACGCGATCGTGCACAACCTGCCGTCCGGCGGCAGCGCGTGGGTCACCACCCGGACCACCTCGTCGGGGGTCGCCCTCGTGGTGGAGAACACCGGCGACCGCCTCGATCGGCTCCTCGTCGATACGCTGGCCGAGCCGTTCCGACGCGGCTCCGGCCGGCTGCACGACGACCACGGGGGCGTCGGCCTGGGCCTGGCGATCGTCCAGCGGATCGCGGCGGCGCACGACGGGACGCTGTCCCTCGACCCTCGCCCCGGCGGGGGGTTGGTCGCGACCATGAGCCTGCCCCGACGCTGA
- a CDS encoding RNA polymerase sigma factor, producing the protein MPAGTYDDPTGAQEIVIATWRAESARLVGALARMTRDVDLAEDLAQDALVAALEQWPVSGIPDNPSAWLMTTAKRRGVDHFRRADTLRRKVAELEHAGGGEEARVTDLDDQVDHIEDDVLRLVFLSCHPSLTPESRAALTLRLVGGLTTAEIARGFLTSETTMGQRISRAKKTLTSARAELELPTGAERTARLDDVMAVVYLIFNEGYAATAGDDWMRPDLAAEATRLARMLADLAPDEPEVLGLQALLELQGSRTAARLSADGTPVLLEAQDRSRWDELMIRRGLAALRAASRLAADGAPVGRYFLQASIAAEHATASLAKDTDWARIAALYDVLARAAPSPVVEVNRAVAHGRAHGAPAGLAVLDAVDPAALGDSPLVPSVRGDLLERAGRHSEAADAFADAASRTRNEGERTVLLRRAEENRTAR; encoded by the coding sequence GTGCCGGCAGGGACGTACGACGACCCCACGGGGGCCCAAGAGATCGTCATCGCCACGTGGCGGGCCGAGTCGGCCCGCCTCGTCGGCGCCCTCGCCCGGATGACGCGCGACGTCGACCTGGCAGAGGACCTTGCGCAGGACGCGCTCGTCGCCGCGCTGGAGCAGTGGCCCGTGTCGGGGATCCCGGACAACCCGTCGGCCTGGCTGATGACGACGGCCAAGCGCCGCGGTGTCGACCACTTCCGGCGCGCCGACACGCTGCGTCGCAAGGTGGCCGAGCTGGAGCACGCCGGGGGCGGGGAGGAGGCACGGGTGACCGACCTCGACGACCAGGTCGACCACATCGAGGACGACGTCCTGCGGCTGGTCTTCCTCTCCTGCCATCCCTCCCTGACCCCCGAGTCCCGCGCCGCGCTCACGCTGCGGCTGGTCGGGGGCCTCACCACCGCGGAGATCGCCCGCGGCTTCCTCACCAGCGAGACGACGATGGGCCAGCGCATCTCGCGGGCGAAGAAGACGCTGACGTCCGCCCGGGCGGAGCTCGAGCTGCCGACGGGCGCGGAGCGGACGGCGCGCCTCGACGACGTGATGGCCGTGGTGTACCTGATCTTCAACGAGGGCTACGCCGCCACCGCGGGCGACGACTGGATGCGCCCCGACCTCGCGGCCGAGGCGACACGGCTGGCCCGCATGCTGGCCGACCTGGCGCCCGACGAGCCCGAGGTGCTCGGCCTGCAGGCGCTGCTCGAGCTGCAGGGATCGCGGACCGCGGCTCGTCTCTCCGCGGACGGCACCCCGGTGCTGCTCGAGGCGCAGGACCGCTCCCGGTGGGACGAGCTGATGATCCGGCGCGGCCTCGCGGCGCTGCGGGCCGCCTCCCGCCTCGCCGCCGACGGTGCGCCGGTCGGTCGCTACTTCCTCCAGGCCTCCATCGCCGCCGAGCACGCCACTGCGTCGCTCGCCAAGGACACGGACTGGGCGCGCATCGCCGCGCTGTACGACGTCCTCGCGCGGGCCGCGCCCAGCCCGGTCGTCGAGGTCAACCGGGCCGTGGCCCACGGCCGGGCGCACGGGGCCCCAGCGGGGCTCGCCGTGCTCGACGCCGTCGATCCCGCGGCTCTCGGGGACTCGCCACTGGTGCCCAGCGTGCGGGGCGACCTGCTCGAGCGGGCCGGACGCCACTCCGAGGCCGCGGACGCGTTCGCCGATGCGGCCTCGCGGACCCGCAACGAGGGCGAGCGCACCGTCCTGCTGCGGCGGGCGGAGGAGAACCGGACAGCGCGGTGA
- a CDS encoding alpha/beta fold hydrolase, protein MRHRFLTRPLSAVLLPLTLALTLVGTLFAAATSGSPPGPTVSSTADVARAVQRPPVRHPDRGDRPTVVLVHGAFADSSGWDAVATQLMDQGYPVLAFSNPLRDPISDGAYLREFLTTVEGPIVLVGHSYGGAVISNAATGNPAVRSLVYVAAYAPAEGESVAEANHLGGGHTVVTDHLVLRPIPGVSPPNADAYIDPAWFGELFAQDLPRRTTRFMAATQRPGALAALVTESGPPAWAEIPSWYLVATQDRIIPPEAERAMAARAGARVVEVDSSHVVMMSHPRAVTKLIREAAR, encoded by the coding sequence ATGAGACACCGGTTCCTGACCCGCCCGCTGTCGGCCGTCCTCCTGCCACTGACGCTGGCGCTGACACTGGTGGGGACGCTGTTCGCCGCCGCCACGTCCGGCTCGCCACCGGGCCCGACCGTTTCCTCGACGGCCGACGTCGCCCGCGCCGTCCAGCGGCCACCTGTGCGCCACCCCGACCGGGGCGACCGGCCGACCGTCGTGCTGGTGCACGGCGCGTTCGCCGACTCCAGCGGGTGGGACGCCGTCGCGACGCAGCTGATGGACCAGGGCTACCCGGTCCTGGCGTTCTCCAACCCGCTGCGTGACCCGATCAGCGACGGCGCCTACCTGCGCGAGTTCCTGACCACCGTCGAGGGACCGATCGTGCTGGTCGGTCACTCCTACGGCGGCGCGGTGATCAGCAACGCCGCGACGGGCAACCCCGCCGTCCGCTCCCTCGTGTACGTGGCGGCGTACGCCCCTGCCGAGGGCGAGAGCGTCGCGGAGGCCAACCACCTGGGTGGCGGTCACACGGTGGTGACCGACCACTTGGTGCTCCGGCCGATTCCCGGCGTCAGCCCGCCCAACGCCGACGCCTACATCGACCCGGCGTGGTTCGGCGAGCTCTTCGCGCAGGACCTGCCGCGACGGACCACCCGGTTCATGGCAGCCACCCAGCGACCCGGCGCCCTGGCAGCCCTCGTCACGGAGTCCGGTCCGCCGGCATGGGCCGAGATCCCGAGCTGGTACCTCGTCGCCACGCAGGACCGCATCATCCCGCCGGAGGCCGAGCGCGCGATGGCCGCGAGGGCCGGTGCGCGGGTCGTGGAGGTCGACAGCTCACACGTGGTGATGATGAGCCACCCGCGAGCCGTCACGAAGCTCATCCGGGAGGCCGCTCGCTGA
- a CDS encoding M15 family metallopeptidase — protein MSRHLPSALALVAMLALGCATTQDPSSSVALVAPVPEGPPRPPFGASRHFADGMLPAGATVFDDHPGVVRLDSRLLEELRAATADASAQGIGIVVNSGWRSKAYQSLLFEEAVAEHGTEAAATAWVARPGTSVHEAGAAVDLGPSNAVDWLAQHGADYGLCQVYDNEPWHFELDPGAVEMGCPPPYDDPSDDPRLQM, from the coding sequence ATGTCACGACACCTTCCCTCCGCGCTCGCCCTCGTCGCGATGCTCGCCCTCGGTTGCGCCACAACCCAGGACCCGTCGTCGTCCGTCGCGCTGGTGGCCCCCGTCCCCGAAGGTCCTCCCCGGCCGCCGTTCGGTGCGTCGCGCCACTTCGCGGACGGCATGCTGCCGGCCGGCGCGACGGTGTTCGACGACCACCCCGGGGTTGTCCGTTTGGACAGTCGGCTCCTCGAGGAGCTCCGCGCCGCCACGGCGGACGCGTCCGCCCAGGGCATCGGGATCGTTGTCAATAGCGGGTGGCGGTCGAAGGCGTACCAGTCGCTGCTGTTCGAGGAGGCAGTCGCCGAGCACGGCACGGAGGCCGCGGCCACGGCGTGGGTCGCGCGGCCCGGCACGTCCGTTCACGAGGCGGGGGCGGCCGTCGACCTGGGGCCGAGTAACGCCGTCGACTGGTTGGCGCAGCACGGCGCCGACTACGGCCTGTGCCAGGTGTACGACAACGAGCCGTGGCACTTCGAGCTGGATCCCGGCGCCGTCGAGATGGGCTGTCCGCCACCGTACGACGACCCGAGCGACGACCCGCGGCTGCAGATGTGA